From Pyrenophora tritici-repentis strain M4 chromosome 1, whole genome shotgun sequence, the proteins below share one genomic window:
- a CDS encoding TAF19, Transcription initiation factor TFIID, subunit TAF13, protein MSDKDKMAKYRTEIQQMMFVSGETGEPSPETTTLIESIVQDQVQHMLRECTALATRRGSKSISTDDLFMLIRHDRAKISRLRHFLQWKDVRRSVKDSDDKGGDAGADVGAGDADIAAGVVGAGGPGAAPVDASKKAKRAKVDLVWDNADERTKNMTREEYVHWSDCRQASFTYRKGKRFKEWAGFGLITDSKPSDDIIDILGFLTFEIVQTLTEEALKVKDAEDLYKKNHGGEQNRLKRKRERGPFDAPEEAREPVQPSHVQEGYRRLQRGNNKAKAMLNFTRNVHRAALKLI, encoded by the exons ATGTCGGACAAGGATAAGATGGCCAAGTACCGGACGGAGATCCAACAG ATGATGTTCGTGTCTGGCGAGACAGGCGAACCATCTCCAGAGACAACGACTCTGATAGAATCCATCGTCCAAGACCAAGTCCAGCACATGCTGCGTGAATGCACAGCCCTTGCCACGCGCCGCGGATCAAAATCAATCTCCACAGACGACCTCTTCATGCTAATCCGACACGACCGAGCAAAAATCTCTCGACTCCGACACTTCCTCCAGTGGAAAGACGTGCGGCGCTCCGTCAAAGACTCCGACGACAAAGGCGGCGATGCTGGTGCCGATGTAGGAGCCGGCGACGCAGACATAGCAGCCGGCGTAGTAGGCGCAGGCGGCCCTGGCGCGGCCCCCGTCGACGCCTCCAAGAAAGCGAAGCGAGCAAAAGTCGACCTAGTCTGGGAC AATGCAGACGAACGCACAAAAAACATGACGCGCGAGGAATATGTCCACTGGTCCGACTGCCGCCAAGCTTCCTTCACCTACCGCAAAGGCAAGCGCTTTAAGGAATGGGCGGGCTTCGGCCTCATCACAGATTCCAAACCTTCCGACGATATAATTGATATCCTGGGTTTCCTCACTTTTGAAATCGTTCAGACGCTCACTGAGGAGGCGCTCAAGGTCAAGGATGCTGAGGACTTGTACAAGAAGAATCATGGCGGCGAGCAGAACCGGCTCAAGCGCAAGAGGGAGAGGGGACCCTTTGATGCACCCGAGGAGGCGAGGGAACCTGTTCAGCCTAGTCACGTGCAGGAGGGGTATAGGAGGCTGCAGAGGGGGAATAACAAGGCCAAGGCTATGCTCAACTTTACTCGTAATGTGCATAGGGCGGCACTCAAGTTG ATTTAG
- a CDS encoding RPL19A, Ribosomal protein L19E, with the protein MSNESPQAPAQRRFLRPNLRSATMIQPKTGERVKKAFTLRRNERRPHESSEFLLAPGHFDPARHREMGRVEWFGDMLTYKLQQCYAYAKSPMGIGILKCSLAYVLGSLATFVPVIAALLGRNDGKHIVATITVYFHPARSAGSMLEAVMLAFAAFSYAAFVSFSSMAVSVYFGNHHHLIIGHIIVLIVFCGGGLGLVGWTKHKLGNPLVNVACSLTSLALITILTKEGAVQAAKFSYVKVWQVLKMIIMGCTASALVSLLVKPRSARNEFRDTFIQSTDAMAEMLNGITLSFLSGAEEDLKSDTFVKASKQSQTTFKALVKNLGEAKFEHYALGTEEEHKISSRLVKCLEKLIQSIGGLRSAAETQFTLLAQSEPNGTSYASMPANDTMTSSVFSDFALSQSPPHMLSPTLSHTERRSSILASIDELPENSAEASGFPSAAESEDESTVPKNKSERVSSFLHSNLTPADMFSVFIAHLGPPMKSLAYTLREVLSELPFGPGPEYHMAINEHFRHSLVDAKALFANARREALSAVYKNKIPTRTSSAAVAADFEEVAASCGYFSSSLLDFAEDMVAFLDILEELKANVNRHPRKRTYNWLKFWQHGRKKSQLGDSSEEASLDEIDDHAPGGSHEIHNPIYRKSTRGDPYKPEDEQPLSYRIWTSLAVFRRDDLKYAVKVGIGAVLYAMWSFVEPTREFYGHWRGEWGLLSYMLVCSMTIGASNTTGFQRFAGTCLGAVLAIASWIAADEHAFVLGFFGWVISLFCFYIIVGQGKGPMGRFILLTYNLSALYAYSLSVKDEEDDDDEGGISPEIWEIVLHRVVAVMAGCIWGIIVTRVIWPISARRKVKKGTSLLWLKMGLIWKRGPLKTILESSENSMRSYSYMSEREELELRRYLSHLDTLRTAAAAEFELRGPFPDKSFKIILGATSRILDSFHAMNVVILKDLKASEGEKEALRYTKKEWTELSWRISHLFSVMASSMKLAYPLNDVLPNVEHTRDRLLAKVFEFRQNGLGKVIAKDEDYEVLYAYALVTAQLAQDLNIIGQEIEKLYGVLSEEDLKLQ; encoded by the exons ATGAGTAACGAGTCTCCGCAGGCTCCGGCCCAGCGCCGCTTTCTGCGTCCTAAT CTACGGTCGGCGACGATGATTCAGCCGAAAACTGGTGAACGCGTCAAAAAGGCCTTTACCCTGCGCAGAAACGAACGCCGCCCGCACGAGTCGTCCGAATTCCTACTTGCGCCCGGTCACTTCGATCCCGCGAGACACCGAGAAATGGGACGGGTCGAGTGGTTCGGAGACATGCTCACATATAAGCTGCAACAATGCTACGCGTACGCTAAGAGTCCCATGGGCATTGGCATACTGAAATGCTCGCTGGCCTATGTACTGGGCTCGTTGGCGACATTTGTGCCAGTCATAGCTGCACTGTTGGGCAGGAACGATGGCAAGCACATAGTCGCGACTATCACCGTCTACTTCCACCCCGCCCGGTCAGCCGGCAGTATGCTCGAGGCAGTCATGCTTGCATTTGCTGCCTTCTCCTATGCGGCTTTCGTATCCTTCTCCAGTATGGCCGTGTCTGTATACTTTGGAAATCACCATCATTTGATCATTGGGCATATAATAGTGCTCATTGTCTTTTGTGGAGGAGGCTTAGGCCTTGTAGGCTGGACCAAACACAAGCTGGGCAACCCTTTAGTCAATGTGGCTTGCTCCCTAACATCCCTCGCTCTCATCACCATCCTGACCAAGGAAGGAGCTGTTCAGGCTGCCAAGTTCTCCTACGTTAAAGTCTGGCAGGTATTGAAGATGATCATCATGGGCTGTACCGCCTCCGCGCTCGTATCACTCCTCGTGAAGCCAAGGTCGGCGCGCAACGAGTTTCGGGATACTTTTATACAATCTACTGACGCCATGGCGGAGATGCTGAACGGAATCACCCTCAGCTTTCTTTCCGGTGCCGAAGAAGATCTCAAGAGCGACACGTTTGTCAAAGCCTCGAAACAGAGTCAGACGACATTCAAGGCCCTTGTCAAGAACCTGGGGGAAGCAAAATTCGAGCACTACGCCCTTGGTACTGAGGAAGAGCACAAGATTAGCTCTAGGCTGGTCAAATGTCTCGAAAAGCTGATACAGAGCATTGGTGGATTGCGCAGTGCTGCCGAAACACAATTCACCCTACTTGCGCAGTCGGAGCCAAATGGGACCTCGTATGCATCTATGCCTGCTAATGACACAATGACATCTTCAGTATTCTCGGACTTTGCCTTGTCACAAAGTCCCCCTCACATGCTTTCCCCCACTCTCAGCCATACGGAAAGGCGGAGTAGTATTCTAGCCTCTATCGATGAACTACCCGAAAACTCTGCTGAAGCCTCAGGATTCCCCTCGGCGGCTGAATCTGAAGATGAGTCAACTGTACCGAAAAACAAGTCAGAAAGAGTTTCGAGCTTCCTACACTCGAATCTAACGCCCGCGGACATGTTTTCTGTCTTCATCGCCCACTTGGGACCACCAATG AAATCTCTCGCATACACGCTCCGCGAAGTACTCTCTGAGCTGCCATTCGGACCTGGCCCAGAGTACCACATGGCTATCAACGAACACTTCCGCCACAGTCTGGTCGACGCGAAAGCCCTATTTGCAAACGCCCGACGAGAGGCTCTTTCTGCTGTCTATAAAAACAAGATACCAACACGAACCAGCTCGGCGGCAGTCGCAGCCGACTTTGAAGAGGTCGCTGCTAGCTGCGGATATTTCAGTTCGTCGTTGCTGGATTTCGCTGAGGATATGGTGGCCTTCCTTGATATCCTCGAAGAGCTGAAAGCGAACGTCAACCGGCACCCACGAAAGAGGACCTACAATTGGCTAAAGTTTTGGCAACATGGGCGCAAGAAGAGCCAATTGGGTGACAGCTCTGAAGAAGCTAGTCTCGACGAGATTGATGACCACGCGCCAGGAGGCTCGCACGAAATCCATAATCCCATCTATCGCAAATCGACTCGCGGAGATCCGTATAAGCCAGAGGACGAGCAGCCCTTGTCCTATCGTATCTGGACATCATTAGCAGTTTTTAGAAGGGACGACCTCAAATATGCTGTTAAAGTCGGCATTGGTGCAGTTCTCTACGCTATGTGGTCCTTTGTTGAGCCAACAAGAGAGTTTTACGGCCACTGGCGCGGCGAGTGGGGCCTGTTGTCATACATGTTGGTGTGTTCCATGACGATCGGTGCGTCCAACACTACAGGTTTTCAGCGATTTGCTGGTACCTGCTTAGGTGCAGTGTTGGCCATTGCCTCATGGATTGCAGCTGACGAACATGCCTTTGTCCTGGGATTCTTCGGCTGGGTGATTTCTCTCTTTTGTTTTTACATCATCGTCGGCCAGGGCAAGGGTCCTATGGGTCGTTTCATCTTACTCACGTACAACCTTTCCGCACTCTACGCATACTCGCTTTCTGTTAAGGACGAggaggatgacgacgatgaagGTGGTATTTCGCCCGAGATATGGGAAATTGTTCTCCATCGTGTGGTCGCAGTCATGGCTGGTTGCATATGGGGAATCATTGTGACACGAGTCATCTGGCCAATCTCGGCGCGTCGCAAGGTCAAGAAAGGCACGTCTCTGTTGTGGCTCAAAATGGGCTTGATCTGGAAACGTGGCCCTCTGAAGACTATACTTGAGTCGAGCGAAAACTCGATGCGATCGTACTCATACATGTCTGAGCGGGAGGAGCTTGAACTTCGACGATACCTATCTCATCTGGACACGCTGCGGACAGCTGCGGCTGCAGAATTCGAACTCAGAGGCCCATTCCCGGACAAGAGCTTCAAGATCATCCTCGGTGCAACAAGTCGTATACTGGATAGTTTCCATGCTATGAACGTCGTCATCCTGAAGGATTTGAAAGCATCAGAAGGTGAGAAGGAGGCCTTGAGATACACCAAAAAAGAGTGGACCGAGTTGAGTTGGCGCATCAGCCATTTGTTCTCAG TTATGGCATCTTCTATGAAGCTTGCTTACCCGCTCAATGACGTATTGCCCAACGTTGAGCATACGCGTGATAGACTGCTAGCAAAGGTCTTCGAGTTCCGGCAAAACGGCCTCGGAAAGGTCATTGCCAAGGATGAGGATTACGAAGTGTTGTATGCCTACG CGTTGGTGACTGCGCAGCTGGCGCAGGACCTCAACATCATCGGACAGGAGATTGAAAAGCTGTACGGTGTGTTGAGTGAGGAGGATCTGAAGCTCCAGTAA